In Lactuca sativa cultivar Salinas chromosome 5, Lsat_Salinas_v11, whole genome shotgun sequence, the DNA window TCAAATACACCCTTCTActaattaaactctatatttatgattaattaatataaattagtatataacatgatattataaagattaaatattgcatttaaattataattagtagataaaataaactaaaaatgtataaaataaaattgagagagactaaaattgacaaccaaacttcacctcatttttggagatatgaatagtattccccatatatgggggaatactattcatatctccaaaaatgagATAGGATTGGAGAAGAATAGGGGaagaaatggaaaaaaaaaaaaaatttgagatGAATTGGAGATGCTCTTAGGATTAAAAGATTAGGGGTTTGGAAACCATGAAGATCTTTGAcatcaaattttaaaaaatattaaaaaaaacatgtagAAATGTGCATACCTCAtggaccaaaactgtaatttactcttcttttatatttaaaaaaaaaaaggttcaGATCTATTTAAGTGTTAACATAGGATCCTGTTGTATACTTGTATTATTTTTGGGCAGAGTCACAGAGAGATAATGGAAGGGTAGTGGCGCCGCTTCGGATCGTAGTCATTTTTTATCCTTATATTATTTCTCACTCCCGTTACAACTTACAACCCTCATCAGTCATCACCACGGGAGAAATCGAATGGAGCTCCTCAAAACCTGCAGTAACAATGGAAGCATACACCATGACCTTCAATCGTCGTCCGACTTCAATCCCACCCAACATTACACATTCGCCGACGACATCGACAGCGGTGCCTCTACTCCTTACGTCAGCGCTCCGTCCAGTCCTGGCCGTGGACCACCGCATTCTTACGGAGGAGGATTCTTCTACAGTGCTCCTACTAGTCCTACACATCATGCCTATTCAAAAACGGATTCCGTTTCTTCTATTCCTCTAGAAGGATCGGGTGGCTCCTTTGAGTTCGAGTTCACGGTAAGGCAAGAAACCAGCGGAGCAGCTCCCTCCGGATCCATGAGCTCTGCTGATGAACTCTTCTTGAACGGCCAGATCCGTCCTATGAAGCTCTCCTCTCACCTTCAACGTCCTCAGGACCTAGCTCCGTTGATCGACGTTCTGGAAAACAACGGAGAAAATGGTGGTGATGAAGAGGTAAAGTTTGGCAGAGACAGGCACAGATCCAAAAAACCGTTAAGGAGAAGAGCTAGATCTATGTCGCCGTTGAGGACGAACAGCGCATTTCAATGGCTGGAGGACTTTCAGGATGGAAGAGAATCTACTGaaatcaaggaggaattggaattGGAAGCCGAAGAGAAGCAGAGAGCTGAAGAAGATAATGAAATTCCGTCGTCCGGTGCATCATCGCGGTCATCCTCCGTCGGCCGGAGCTCGAAACGATGGGTGTTTCTGAAAGAATTACTATATAGAAGCAAGAGCGAAGGACGGAACCGCAACCACAAGTTGTGGTCCGCATTGTCTTTTACGCCTTCTTCTTCTGGTAAGAAAGATAAGAAATCATCAAAAACAGAGGATGGAAACAGCAACAGCACAGCGGAGGCGCCACCGCCTAAAACGACGACAAAGAAAGCAGTAAACGGAGTCGGCGTGAATAGGAAGAGGAGCATGGGACGTTCAGCACATGAAGTGCATTACACGATCAATCGAGCACAGGCggaggagatgaggaagaagacGTATCTTCCTTACAGACAAGGGTTGTTGGGTTGCATAGGGTTTAGTTCAAAGAGTTACGGAGCCATGAATGGATTTGCCGCAGCTTTCAATCGTGTTCCATCCAGGTAAATTTTGGACATGGATGGCTTGTATAGGAAAAAAAAATCTTCTGTATACCGATGTTTCTATCTTAATCAACATATGTTGATGGGCTGTATACATACATATAATGATAATTTGTTTAACAGATATTTTTAAGTCGAGTAAAATATATCAAAAGTTATTGTAATAGATATCTTTAGTTATTCTAGTTCTTGAATCAAGCTGGCTGCATTAGCTCAAAGTCTCAAAACTTATTAAGCTATTTTGCAACTTACACTATTAATTCATAAGTTACAATAAGCCATTTTTGTGGTTTACCATACAACATATTACaataaacttattttttattGGTTTAGTATGTTCGTTTTTTCCAATTATGAAACATGGTTAAGTGATCTGAGTCACATTGGCCCAGTACCCAAGTGGTTTGGGTCTTTGGGATGCTTGTTCTTTCTTTTTTCGTGGCAAAACAAATGGTTGAATTTGGTGTAAAAATGGTATTTGGTTTTGGGTTGAAGATGTTCTTAAAGAGGCATTTCCAATATAATATCAAATCTCATATTTGAATCTAACATCATTTATTGCACCAAACGGTATAAAAGCACATTATAACATCAAGTTGACAAtttattaacataaaataaaaaaaaataaaaaaaaattcaagataTTTATAAAACAGTTGATTTTCATTACAGATATAAAAGGATAAAACTATATCATTTATCATCATTCAAACAAgaaacaactttcatttacattttACACCATACCTTAACTATCTCAACATACACAATTACACATACTTCAaccaacactatatatatatatatatatatatatatatatatatatatatatatatatatatatatatatatatatatatatatatatatatatatatatatatatatatatatatatatatatatatatatatatatataaacaattgtGTTCTTCCATACAGGAATGAAGTTTTGTTTAAGTATTTATCTTTTTTACTCAATGAACTTAATAGGAACATGACTTAACTTGGTCAGATATGTATTTCTTTTTTACTTTAACAACGAGAGCCTTAATGGAAAGTCATGTTTTTAACCTTACTTAGTTGGTATAAAAGTAAAACCAACCTTAACCATAATCGAACCCAAAACCATTCAATTTAATCCCCATTATGTACAGATTCAAATTTCTGACCATTTCTAGACTTCAACTACTAGTTTTTTCTGTCATGCACTTAGCAAAACAATTACATATTTACCCCTAACTCTTACTTGATGGATGAGATTCTTTAATCCCCACATTAGAATTTTTCTTACTCTTGTCTTTCTTTTTGGTCTTGGTGAGGTCACCTACATGAGAAATCTGCATGCTCACACGAAAGTACAAAGCTTTCATCAGCTATTTTACAGGGAAACACAAAGAACCAAAGCCATTCATTAATGTTGTGTTTGGCAGATTAACTGAAAAACCAGCTAGCTTTTGTTTGATAAGCTAGTCGGATGCTGGTGCTAGAGGCGGATCTAAAGCTTTGGAAGTGGGGGAATAGCTAAAAAAATTTACATATAAATACTccaattattttaaattttacttCAAAGGCccttatgtttttgaaaaaaaatggcaGACTAGCTGAATTAATAGTGTTTGGTAAAAAGTAGATGATAAGCTAGATTGGAAATGTAAAACGACATAAATCGACATATATAACTAAAAACTAGCATTAGATTCAATTTTGGACATTATacatatttgaaatatttttgaGAAAGCTATTTTAAAGTAACTTAtcaaaagctagcttataagctacaaTAAGCTATTTTTGTGGTTTTACCAAACTGCAAATTACAATAacatagcttataagctagcttattttgATTAGGTCAGAAGGAAACACCCATATATAAGCTTAGCTTTACTAGATTAAGTCTGTTAAGTGAAAAAGAAACAGTATAAAACTGTTAACCTTATACTTGTATACAAACTATATATTTGTAGCAATGTTTTTGTACTTACAATGTGGGATTTCCACTCCATTTGGGTATTATTATTATGCTCATTTGAAACATCACTAGATTGTATTTGTGATTGGTTGCGAACATGCCAGAATATATGAATCAGAACTGCAGCATCAAGAGCAGCATATTCCAGCTGTACATATGCATTTAAATACCACATGTTATAAatgtttcttattaaaagtaagTTCAAGAaacagataataataataataataaacatggAAAAAGAAAAAACCTGGTTTTGGGTTAAAGGCCGCTCTTCCCAGTTACTGTTTCTTCTTGTCTTATTCAAACCAACACCCAATATTTCCTGTTTTTTAAATATTTCTTTGTGGATTTTATAGTATTTACAGAAAGACGGATCTTCAACATTACAAAATAAAAAACTGTTTTGTTTGCTTTACCTTTGCGAGACCCGAAAGGCCACCACGAGGCTCTTTGAATATGTTTTGAATATCCAATAGCATTTCAAAGCGCTTAAAACAATCAAAATCTTCATAAGATTGAGACAGTTGTTTCATGTCACATTGAAAATTATAACCTGCATCATTAACAACTTCATCTCAAAACTATCACTTACAATTTCACATTGTTCTCATCAAGACATTTTACTTTCAAAATTTTGAAGTTATTAAAGGGTGTTTGGTTATCATGAATATTTAAAGATGTCTCATACCAAGCTTTAAAATTCGAGGCGAATGAAAAATGCGGATTAGACAGCTGTCCAATACATCAGGAGCATCATGAGACAATTTTAACAAGTCAATGATGAAGACCATCTTCTCAGAAGCTATTTGCATTATGGAAACCTGTAAGATTGACAAACAGTGTAACTAATAAAGGGGCTactaaaacttttaatattatttctAATCGTTACTTGATGtaaaaatatcacaaaaataCAACAAATTTTAATTGGTTGACAAGAAATAGGGTTACTAGTACCTTGTTGGCTTTACTTCCCTTTTCATAATTAGGCTTCCATTCACAATCAAGGCCAACAACTTTGCACCCCTCAATATGACACGTGGCATCACGCAGACCAATGGGCTCATCAACCCAAACAATGTTATCGATTGCCAGCTCATCAAGATGCAGATATCGAATATGTGGAAGGCTTACCTCAGCTTCTGTACACCATCAGAAAATGCTCAATAAAAACAGATCCAATGTTCCAAAtgtattaattattatatatatatatatatatatatatatatatatatatatatatatatatatataacatagttCTCTGTATAAAGCTAAATAATGGTGATATAATAGCTTACATACCTTTTCCCTTCATGAAACCTTCAAGGGAATATTTATCACAAAGTTCATCTACCTTCTCTGAGTAACCAGCTTCCATTGCCAGATAAACCTTGAACACATTATTATAAGACAAACAAATATTATCAATAAAAAAGTTAATTTATATGATACAAAAATGGCAAATACTACTAGAAGTCACCTACCAAATATTCAAGAAGTTGTCTATCAGATTTTGCCCTCATCTCTGCTATATCCCAGCATCCCTTTTCTGCTAGCTTCTTAAGTGTACTGAAATATCACAGCATAAACAACCTTGTCACTAATGATTACATGAAAAATCAAGATCTTTATAGAAAAATTAGAATACCTTTCTTTACCCATTTGATATACTTGTGGAAACTCTTCACGCAGATCATTTTTCTTTATCAAATCATAAGCTTGTTTTATCATATTCCTGTCTACATAACCCTTAATGAGTAGACAAATCATAGGCTTCCCGATAAATGTTGCCCATTTTTCTGCTGCTCTGTATTCTTTATTTTCCAACATCATATGAAGAAAAGACTCTCCAGAGTGACGAATAGAGAGGTGTTCTAGAAGAGTGACAGCTGCCATATATGATTGAGATTGTAACAGCTTAGAAATAAACTGCTCAACAAAGACATCTGCTATATCTTCAAACCTATCATTCTTCACATCTGAGTGAAACTGAAACATAACCTCTTTGATATCTGTAATTTTAATGTTGAAAACTTCAAGCATTTTCACAAGTATCCTGTCATCATGAATCTTATCACCACGAACAGCAATTATAAACAATTGAGTAGCAAACAACTTTGCTTCATGTAAATCTTCCTGTGTAGTTCCCATTTTCAAACGACGCCTAAGAGCAGCTATCATCAAATGACTAAAACCTTCACAATGTGATTCGAATATTGGAAGTAAAGAGAGACAATGAGCAACAAACACAGCAGGCCCAGGTTTTGGAACATGGTGTAAAGCTTGATGGACCTGATGCTGAAGGGCAAAAAACTTTGCAGTTGCTTTGCATGTGCCTGTTTATCATTTAAGATCTTAGTAACATTCAAAGGAGTTAGTGATGTCTAACAAATTGGAAATGGAGGAAAGAAGAAATTTACCATAaacataacattctttcagaagaTATAAGAACACTACTGGAGAAACATTGGTAAGATCAGAATAGGCATGCAGGGATATGGGCCATTCTTGGTTAGTTTTGTCATCAACACCCATAGTTGAAACTTTGAATCCCTAAACACAACAAAAGAGCAGCATGCATGAGTACTTGTATGGAAATCAATGACAACATTACCACTGATCTATGGAACAGAATGCATAAATACTTTGTACGGAAATCCAAAATCCAccagaattatatatatattctcgCTGCAAAATCAATGGTGTTTTTACTTTTTACACGAACACGAATGTTATGAGAAAATAGTCTAAGTGAACACCAAATGATAGTTGTGCACgcaaaaataaaaatgtttttcgATAAACGAGCAGGCACATTAACCTAACACGAAACTGGCAACATGAGAAGTATGTCGCGCACAATCCGAGGGTTTTAACAATAGAACAGGAAGCCAATTCTTATATTTCGTCCAGAGATCAGCTAAAATCAGACAATCATTAACTCAAATAGATACAGAAACAAGAAAACCCAAATTACATAACATTTTAAACAAcagaaaaatcatgaattttaaaTCTAATTGACATTGATAGAGTAAACAGGCTTACTTGTTTTTCTTCGCAAAACCAGAATAGAAGTCTGTGATGTTTCTCTGCAAATTAGGTGGGAAGGAGAAAAGCAGGAAACATAAAATCAGTTCAATCCATAGATATTTTGCATTGCTTGTGTAATTGATTATCTTGTGTTTTTTATATTGAAGAATTGAAGAtcataaaaaccctaaaaaacgGGTGATGGATGAGCATGGCCCACCTGATATTGTTACCAGAAATGGCAACACGACCCAATGTCCTTCTTTGCCACCATCCTCGTGTTATCCAGGGAATTGACTAGAGAGGAAtaaataaaaatgtgtattttacGTTTTGCGAGTTAAATAAAGAACAAATTAATGAAATCGTTTTCGTCATTTGCAACAATTACATGTTTGGTCGCTAGTGTTGGGTATTTAGGTTTTAATTTGTTGCGTGTTTACTCCCTTGCAGACATAAAAAACCATATTgcctttataattttttttagattttttatttattaaatatagaAGATATATTAAATGATTTATGAATATGTGGCCCACCCTTAAAATTAATAGTCAATCTACCTCCCTCTTTCACATTTTTGTCTCTTATTTTCTTCAAATTAGTCATCATCACTTCTCCCTCATCGGCGACCACTCCAAGTCCGGTGAACCCATGTCCGATGAGCACCTTTTCTAGACCTTatatcttcctcctcctcctcctcctccccccccccccccccccccgccccccaCCCACCACCCGTTTCTGTAAACTCAACTATAAAATCCACCCATTTGAACTTCCGTTGATTCATACCTCTAAAATCGTCGGAGTTTTGCACATCTAAAGTTGTTGTCGCCGGAGTTCTGCACCTTTAAACCCGACAACAAACTTGCACCTCAAGTCACCCTTAGCTCAGAAGAGTTGTTTGATTTTCAGGTTTAATGTTAGATTATGTTTTAAGGTTAGATGCGTTTGTGTGTCAGCCCTAGCTTCTCCGTTTCCTCCTCTCATTGGAAATGTTAGCAATAACCACCAACGTCTACTTTGCTTCGCATCTAATCCACCTCACAGCCCCAACTCTGCAAATCGAAGTGCCTTCGTGTGCGTATAGCCCTAACTCTGCAAATCGATCCTATGTTTGATTTGGATTCCTGAAATTCAAAATAAGGACACAATTAATTTTGATTTTCATCTTTTGAATTTGTAAAATACGAACGCACCACAAATAATAAAATGTGTCATAATATCAAACATGAACACAACGGTTAATCCATGTAGCATGTTACatacacaaataaaaaataataataataaaaaagttaATTTTAAAAATAGTTGTTTGTATGCATGTCATATGGATTGTATGTTACAACACAATGATATATGTTTCATATACATGTAATTGGCTCATGTGTAAGACAAAAAAAATACCAATTTGGAATCCATGTTGACATGAATAAGCATAAAATACAAACTTTCAAAACCTATACACAAAAAACATGTGGCGCGTATTGAATAGTCGAGTCTACTGTTGGGCAACTTGAATCAAAATGATAAAGAGAAATATGTAAAACTTGACGCCAACTATATCAGttggattttttttaacaaaatgtaTGTTTTCTAGTTATCAATGACAATTTATTTCACAACATATACTAATTGCAAAAtgtctatttaaaaaaaaaaaaaaaaacaaacagtcttcaaCTAAAATGCATCTCACAATAATATTGCTATGAAGTAAATGTCCTTGTAAATACTTTCTCGATAATTTTGGCATGTATCTTATCATTTAGTGTAATTAGGTTACACAATAGTATTGCAAAATTCCCAAAATCGTTGTGACATCACATGATTAATGTATCTTAACCAATTTCATGATAAAACAAGACATTCTTGAGAAGTATGATTCGAGAAAACTAACATTTTGAATATAGTTGACTCGATAGATGTTAACCTAGCACTAGGCAAATCTATGATTTTAGTCGGCTTAAAAGGTCACGTTACCATAATGTTCCAACTCACATTTCATAGGTTCATAGTTTTCGATATTTGTTCTATTTCTTCCCTTCTTGGAACTTGCACGAGAGAGTTAAGAGTGAAAGATGGTTATGGTTACGGATGAGCATAAGTAGGCATTTGTCTCATTTCGTTGGACCGAAATCGGCGGTTTCTGTGATGTTATAACCGAACCAATCTAGGCGGTTCTTGAATTTTTGGAACTGATCCCAGAATTGACGGTTCCGGCTCCCGGACCGGGTAACCcggttaattaatttttttagtttcatTACTACAAAATAATTCTTTGTCATTGAAACAATAAGTAAACACTATAACTAGTTCATTGCGATACAAGTtacaaatgacaaaaaaaaatcattttaaaagataATCCAAGTTGTTAAATATAAGTCATAAACCAAAGTTCATGTTATTACTATCAACTTGTTAATGCTATTTAACATCATATCTTTTCAAAAGATATTACCATCACCGCATCACATATGTTCAAATTGTTTTACTATCATGCATTCACATTCACATTAGATCATTTGCTTCGAAACaaaatttgcaaatatgacttatTAGAATGTTACCTCCAATATCCAATTAGATACTCTCAACAAATGTTTTAGTCATGAGCATTCTTACGGCTAATTTGTTTAACtattaagtatttttttaattttaatatttcggAACAGGTTCCGATGGTTACTCGATATGTAACGGTTCCTAAAAAATGGAAACCGGAAATGGAAACGGTCTTTGGCAGTTCCCACTTTTAGGAACCAGAACTGGAACCAGTGACCTCGGTTTCGGTTCTAAAACTGATGGTTTCGAGACGGTTTTGGTTCCAAAAGCGGGTACCCACTCTCCGTGCTCACCCCTAGTTCTGGTTATAAATAAATATTGTTATGATTAACTTAAGCAAAAGTTTTTGTCTTCTTGTAATTAGACTCAAATTTGACTTTTTGATATAAATATATCCTGCTTTTAGATTGTATTTTTACTAGAGGTTGTTATGCATATACAGAAATCGATGACTATATTTATCTATACACCAAGAATACCTTTTTATTCATATTGGTGTCTAATTCTGACTTTTAGGAACCATAATCGGAACCAGTGACCTCGGTTTCGGTTCTAAAACCGATGGTTTCGAGACGGTTCTGGTTCCAAAGCGGGTACCCACTCTCCGTGCTCACCCTTAGTTATGGTTATAAATAAATATTGTTATGATTAACTTAAGCAAAAGTTTTTGTCTTCTTGTAATTAGACTCAAATTTGACTTTTGGATATAAATATATCCTGCTTTTAGATTGTATTTTTACTAGAGGTTGTTATGCATATACAGAAATCGATGACTATATTTATCTATACACCAAGAATACCTTTTTATTCATATTGGtgtctaattttgacttttaggtATCGGAGCTCGAATCTTCGTGATTTTTAGGGaatagcacaaaagtcactaaCGGTGTGTTTGGTACAGAGAAATGGAATTGCAGCAGAGAATAACAATGCAGAGAAAGAGAATTGACTCAACTGTTTAGTAGAACTGAGAGAAATGTTTTTGAGAATTATTTCGCTTGTTCGGTTGTATTGAAAAGTGAAATGGAGATGAGTTTTTTACGTTGTTTATTCATTttcaaacaatattttttttataaaaatacattaTGATGTATGTTAATTTGTCATAATATGCATCTTGTATGTTTATAATTTTTCATTGTAACCTTACTTGTTatcaaataatttattttattttcaattagtattatttTATGTACATCTTGTATTGAAATACATATTTTCTAATATAAATGAATAACGTACGAATAGATCTAAACTTAAAGAAATATGAAAATCATTAAACATAGTATCAACACCTGATAATGAATAATGAAATTTACATAAAAACATGGAATAAATTAATTGTTGGCTTGCCTTGCACTCCAATCAGTAAACATAGTATTAGCAAGAAGATCTCAACAATCAGTCCATCCTTGCAATTTGTCTATTTCGTACAATATGTTGTTCCAAAGGGGATTGTGTCATCTACATATATACAAGCAAGAGTTAgacaaaaatgtaaaaaatgcTGAAATATTACACAACAATCCTAACGATCCATGTTTAGAGGTGTATACTCTGCCAAAACTAAACCAAATAAGCTATTTTTTTAACCCGAAACATAGAAAACACAGAGGACTACAATCTGGAAAATCAATCACCTCAATCTGAGCTTGTATGAAGATTTTATGATGTTTCAAAGTTGGACAAAAAGGTTATACAAAATGCTGAAATACTATACAACAATCCTAACAACCCCCGTTTAGGGCTACATAACTCAGGGAAATCATAATCAATTAAGCTGTTTTTTTGTGCCTAACATGTAGCCAAGATAGTGGAGTACAATTTGGAGAAAAACTCAGCCGTTTCCGAAATCGTATGAGGATTCTATGGCTATTCAAAGTTGggaaaattttctaaaaaagatGAAATATTAAAAAACAGCTCTAACAGACCCTATTTAGGGTTGTATAACTCAGCCAAATATTAATCAATTAAGTTGTTTTTGGAGCCTAACATGTAGCCAACATAGAGGAGTAGAATCTGGGAAAAAAACCAGCCTGTTCCAAGATCGTATAAGGATTCTATGGCTGTTCAAAGTTGggaaaattttctaaaaaaactGAAATAGTAAAAAACAGcatcaacagtccatgttaaggGCTGTATAACCTAGCTAAATCTTAATCAATTAAGCTATTTTTTAGCCTAATATGTAGCCAAGACAGAGGACTACAACCTGCTAAAACAATCAAGACATTTCGAGCTAGTATGAAGATTTCATGGTTGTTCAAAGTTGGACAAAAATACTAAAAAAAGTAGAAATAGTAAACAATTGCTTTTGTAGATAAGTTCAAGCAAAACCTATTAAAAAACTACAATTGTgtcgttgattttttttttttttgacaatcaAACAATTATCTACTACAATTGAGAGAAATCAGAGAGGTATCAAGCATTAATCAAAGAATGATGATCGAGGATATCAAACCCTAATCGAATGGTTAAATGCTTACCAGGAACTGCTTCACTGATCGAGAATCACCAAAACAAAATTGCTTTAAAATCAAATGAATGAGGGGATATGTTGTAACGAAGAAATTGTCAGGGAACGAACTTGGAACGTGAGGGAGAAAGCCTTCTTTTCTTCTATTTCTCCGCCCTCTTTCTTATTTCTCCGCTTTTTTTCATTTCTCTATTAGCAATTTCCCACTATTTCTCTACTAAAAATAGAGAATTAAAAACAGTGAAAGAGAATCAAATCtctaatctctaaatattattaaaagagaaactttatgacatcatcttaaataattTGGAcgtttgattgtatttcaatcttattttttccactcttagatcaaattgctgacatcatctttcTCATacggaatgtatttaattccaataaatgttTTCTAGTCATCAAACAATAACTTACGTTCGTTGAAATTgaatgtatttaattttaataaaatttttccatattttaaatcttgaatttctggttatgaagattttaatatggtcaattttaaaGGCATATTActaacaaaccatttcaatcaaggcattaatatcaaccattaatataaatccgtttatattagtaaaccattaataaaaaatctattttaattaggaaatcattaataccaaataatcatattcaaattatcacatacatatacgattcatcCTTGAATCTGTGACTCACACTTATTTTCAATTgtttcttttcttcaaaccttctcctACAATATCATTTTTATTGCTTATAACTTTCATCGTCATTCTCTGCTTCAAAAATTCGCTCTTGTGCACTAGAAGGTTAGTACcttcttttgttttttatatttttttttgttcgtatatcaaatatatgtattcatatatttcgattttctttgtcacaaattacatgaaatcagttaactattttttgaaacttttcaaataaacaggAAAATATATTACGTACCTttaacaaaacataatttaactatcttgggaactgatattaattacgaaaatgttacttttatatattagagatgattatgattttttttttaatttttatgtcataagaatccAATTAgttttggcatgattttaaaatatcattgaaattattatgtttttgtatatcatactaacctacttttttatctttatatggtaacaataaaatttataaatttacacaacaaatatacatatttcaaattttgtaatattattataccttacaaaatacaactccctccaaaatatttttcgccagtaatttcatccataatttcatcatatttaaatttgaattttctttatataaatttttttaatgatcctgattttttTCCTCCAAAAATATATCAAGCATTTACATCTTAGATAATGTTGCCCCATAATAATTATTACTTTCAAAAAATATATAcgtttaatgaggaatttgatTTAATGAAGGAAGTAAATGTTAATTAAAACgagatatatat includes these proteins:
- the LOC111908719 gene encoding uncharacterized protein LOC111908719: MELLKTCSNNGSIHHDLQSSSDFNPTQHYTFADDIDSGASTPYVSAPSSPGRGPPHSYGGGFFYSAPTSPTHHAYSKTDSVSSIPLEGSGGSFEFEFTVRQETSGAAPSGSMSSADELFLNGQIRPMKLSSHLQRPQDLAPLIDVLENNGENGGDEEVKFGRDRHRSKKPLRRRARSMSPLRTNSAFQWLEDFQDGRESTEIKEELELEAEEKQRAEEDNEIPSSGASSRSSSVGRSSKRWVFLKELLYRSKSEGRNRNHKLWSALSFTPSSSGKKDKKSSKTEDGNSNSTAEAPPPKTTTKKAVNGVGVNRKRSMGRSAHEVHYTINRAQAEEMRKKTYLPYRQGLLGCIGFSSKSYGAMNGFAAAFNRVPSR
- the LOC111908721 gene encoding uncharacterized protein LOC111908721 isoform X1, encoding MGVDDKTNQEWPISLHAYSDLTNVSPVVFLYLLKECYVYGTCKATAKFFALQHQVHQALHHVPKPGPAVFVAHCLSLLPIFESHCEGFSHLMIAALRRRLKMGTTQEDLHEAKLFATQLFIIAVRGDKIHDDRILVKMLEVFNIKITDIKEVMFQFHSDVKNDRFEDIADVFVEQFISKLLQSQSYMAAVTLLEHLSIRHSGESFLHMMLENKEYRAAEKWATFIGKPMICLLIKGYVDRNMIKQAYDLIKKNDLREEFPQVYQMGKESTLKKLAEKGCWDIAEMRAKSDRQLLEYLVYLAMEAGYSEKVDELCDKYSLEGFMKGKEAEVSLPHIRYLHLDELAIDNIVWVDEPIGLRDATCHIEGCKVVGLDCEWKPNYEKGSKANKVSIMQIASEKMVFIIDLLKLSHDAPDVLDSCLIRIFHSPRILKLGYNFQCDMKQLSQSYEDFDCFKRFEMLLDIQNIFKEPRGGLSGLAKEILGVGLNKTRRNSNWEERPLTQNQLEYAALDAAVLIHIFWHVRNQSQIQSSDVSNEHNNNTQMEWKSHIISHVGDLTKTKKKDKSKKNSNVGIKESHPSSKS
- the LOC111908721 gene encoding uncharacterized protein LOC111908721 isoform X2 — encoded protein: MGVDDKTNQEWPISLHAYSDLTNVSPVVFLYLLKECYVYGTCKATAKFFALQHQVHQALHHVPKPGPAVFVAHCLSLLPIFESHCEGFSHLMIAALRRRLKMGTTQEDLHEAKLFATQLFIIAVRGDKIHDDRILVKMLEVFNIKITDIKEVMFQFHSDVKNDRFEDIADVFVEQFISKLLQSQSYMAAVTLLEHLSIRHSGESFLHMMLENKEYRAAEKWATFIGKPMICLLIKGYVDRNMIKQAYDLIKKNDLREEFPQVYQMGKESTLKKLAEKGCWDIAEMRAKSDRQLLEYLVYLAMEAGYSEKVDELCDKYSLEGFMKGKAEVSLPHIRYLHLDELAIDNIVWVDEPIGLRDATCHIEGCKVVGLDCEWKPNYEKGSKANKVSIMQIASEKMVFIIDLLKLSHDAPDVLDSCLIRIFHSPRILKLGYNFQCDMKQLSQSYEDFDCFKRFEMLLDIQNIFKEPRGGLSGLAKEILGVGLNKTRRNSNWEERPLTQNQLEYAALDAAVLIHIFWHVRNQSQIQSSDVSNEHNNNTQMEWKSHIISHVGDLTKTKKKDKSKKNSNVGIKESHPSSKS